A region of the Candidatus Palauibacter australiensis genome:
CCACTCGACATCGTACCAGTCCACGCGGCGCTCCGGCACTACACCGCCGGCATCCCGCACGACGAGAACTGCGAGCGTGTCCCCGAGGACATCCATCCCCAAGACCTTGTCCGCCACCTGCAGCGTCAACGCGTACTCGGGACCTTCGTCGGTGAGCCGAAACATGTCAATGTAGCTGAGCGGGGGGATCACGTCGGTCCCCGCATTCCAGTGGGACACCGCCCAGAACTGCCGCTGGTCGTCCACGACTCTCGCCCCGTACCACTCCTTCGGTCTGGCCCGGATCTCCTCCTCGTCGGGAGCCCAGGGCGCCGACCGCAGGGTCCGTAGCTCCGACGCCACGTCCTCCGCGGTCGGGTATCGCTCCACATACGTCGGGGACCGCACGATCGCGGTGGGCCCCTCCGCGTCCCGATCCGCGTACCAGACGAGAACCTCGCCGTAGCAGGCCAGGAACAGGAGATCGCCGCTTCCGTCGCCGTTCGCCAGCCGACGGGTCCTCTGCAGAGGCGTCGAGCAACTCACGACCTCCGCTTCGTGCGGGAACGCTCGCGCCCACTCGACGCGACCCGTCGCTACGTCGATCTCCGCCTGCACGACCGGCCGGTCGCCGTTTGAGTCGAGCCTCCTGTACCACCCAAGCACTGTCCCGTCCATCGCCTCGCGGCCGCTGGCGCTTAACCGGTCAGGGAGCCCTCCCGTGGAAGCGAGGAACTCCCCCGACCCGGAGAACAGCGACAGGCGGTGCAGTCGCCGATCAACTACGCCAACCGTACCTGACGGGCCACGAAGTACGTCGCCCGGAAACGTGAACTCGCCTGGTCCCTCTCCTTCAGTACCAAACTCGACAGCCTCGCCGCCGGGCTCAATGCAGATCACGCGGTGCCAGTACGAGTCGATGACACATGCTGCACCGCCGCGCAGAAGAGTGAGCCCACTGCGTACGCTCAGCGGTGCCGGCGCCGAGGCGACCTTGTCGAGCTTGATTGGCTGAATTGCGATATCGACCGGCTCACCACACGCGGCGGCGGCCAGCGCAGTGGCGAGCGCGGCCTGACGACGCTTATTGGACACTAATACGGCCCCTCACAGCCCTCCATGCACTCGTCGAGGTGGGCCGGCGCCTCGGACATGGCATCGTCGGGTGAAGCCCCCTGGATTTCCCTCCAGTCGTTGTAAGTCCGGGAAGCCTCCAGAGAGTACGCGTGCCAGCATGAGTTCATCTCACTCTCCTTCGGGATCGGGTTGAGGAACACGATTACTGGGTTAAGCCAGCACCCGGCGGCGCCTCGCCAAGCCCGGAGAGACGGGATAAGGCTCCGGCACCACTGCCCCGACTAGAGCCGGGGGTTACCGGACAACGTCGTATCGGACGACGTACGGGATGTCGAGGGCATCCCTCTCCACGACCCAGCATTCGGTCAGATCCGCGAACAGGATTCCACCGGGAGGCCGAAGCCGGCCTATGGCCGATCCCGAGCCATCGAGCACCAGCCACTCGCGGTCACCGTTTTCTTCTCTCAATCCTGCCAGCCAGGTGGTTCCGTCGTTCCCCACCTCGACGGACGCCACGGGGGGAAAGTACCGGTGTTGCTCGTAGAACTCGCGCAGGGCGCGGGCGTGGGCTCTCCGATTGTTGATGCTTGGCCTATCTATGGAACTGGCGATCCGGTCATCAAAGAAGTCCGGTGGCACGGGGCGGGGCTCATATTCGAAGCTTCGCCGGTACACGGTGTCGCCGTGAAGGTCGATTCTCGTGACTTCAAACTCCGCGGGGGATGTGCGCCCGTCCCAACTCTGACGCTTCACCAGAACGACGCTCGATCCGTCCGGAGCGAAGGCTATCAGGTCCTGGTCTTGAATCGGCGAAACGACCCATGACTCGCCGACAGCCAGCCCGGCGGTGATCTTGCGGAAGAGGCCGACAATCGATTGTCGAGCCAGCGTGTCGGGCAGGGTCCCATCGGGCTCCGTGACGATGACGGGAATTTCCGACACAGTCGGCAGCCCTCCGGAGGGCGTCGTGAGTTCGGGAGATGCGACAACGCGGCCGTTGGCGAGTACGGCTAACGGGATCCATCGCTGAAACGATCCCGGGACGTCGGCCCGATACTGGATGGTCTCCGCTTCGCCGGTCGCTACGTCGAAGAACGTAAGCCGCGCCGACATCGGATCCGTCACCCACAGTCGCGACCCATGCCACCCCATCTGGTTCGGCCGCATCAACTCGCCGGGCCCCTCCCCTCGACGGCCGAGGTCGCGAACGAATTCTCCGGCGCGCGAAAAAACCCGCACCTTGCCGTCCTGCGGCTGCAGCACGAACACGTGTTGGTCATCGGCGAGGACCCAGCCGACCCTTGACAGTCCGTAAACCGGATCGTCCACGCTTCCGATCGTTACGCCGCGCTCGAGCGTCCACTCCGGTATCCGGCCCGAGACCTGGCCGGATACCGGAGCGACACCGAGCGCCAGCGCGCATCCGAGAAGCAGACCCCTCATGATCGGGGTCTCGGGGCAACGCCTCGAGATTCCCGGAAGGCGGTTCGCATCGTCTTCGTCATTTGCGGCGGCGGCGGGCTTCGAGGCGGCGGAGGAGGAGGGGGCTGACGAGGGCCGACGTCGTGCCGCCGATGAGGGCGAGGATGCCGACGGGGCCGGGGTTCGAGAACATCGGGGCGCTGATCTGGGTGTTCATCCACATCCCGAGCGCCGCGAACACGATCGCGCCGACGACGAAGCCGAGCCAGGTGAGCCGGATCACGGGGCGGTGCGCCGAATCATGGGGCCGCGCCGGGCCGCTATGAGCCGCCGTCCCCGTCATCGCCGCCGGGGAGGCCGACGGTGGCGATGCACTCGATCTCGACCCGCGCGTTCAGCACCAGGCCGCCCACCGCCAGCGCGCTGCGCGCCGGCCGATCGTTGGGGAAGAACTCCATGTACGTGCGGCTCATGTCCCGGAAGTCCGCGATGTCGGCCAGGAAGACCGTGCACTTCACGACCTGGTCCAGCGACGAGCCGTAGCGCTCGAGAGCGTCCCCGATGTTCCGCATCGTCTGCTGCGTCTCGGGGATGATTCCGCCCTCGACCAGCCCCTCGCCGGGCACGGTGCCGAGCTTGCCGGAGAGGTAGAGGACGTTCCCGACCCGCACGGCCTCGGAGAAGGGCGAGTTGGGGCGGCCGCCCAGGTACTCGACGGAGTGCATCATCGCGGACATCTCGGCGTGTTCCTGCGCCGCGAGCGGCGTCGCAGGCATGAGGGCCGTCCCGAGCAGCGCGAGAGCCGCAACGAGCGCCAGAGCCGTGGCGGGAAGCTGTTTCCTGGTCATTTCTCCTCCTTCGAAACCTGTCGAGATGGCCTGACACATGTGAAAGGGCCGGTTCACGGAGTGATGCGGGTCATCATGCGGGGGAACGCGATCGTCTCGCGCAGGTGGTCGATTCCGCACATCCATGTCACCGTGCGCTCGATCCCGAGCCCGAACCCGCTGTGCGTGAAGGTCCCGTACTTTCGCAGGTCCAGGTACCAGTCGTAGGACGCCTCCGGGAGTCCTTCCTCGCGGATGCGGGCCAGGAGCTTGTCGTGGTCGTCCTCCCGCTGGCTGCCGCCGATCACCTCGCCATATCCCTCGGGCGCGAGCATGTCGTTGCACTTCACCGTGCGGGGATCCTCCGGGTTCTCCTTCATGTAGAAGGCCTTGACCCCCTTCGGATAGTCGAACACGAAGAGCGGCTTGTCCCGGCCCTCGACGAGCAGCGTCTCGGCCGTCGCGCCGAGATCCGAACCCCATTCGATGTCGCTCCCCTTCGACTGCAGGAAGGCGACGGCGTCGGTGTAGCTGATGCGGTCGAACGGCGGCTGGATGGCCTCGAGCTTGGAGATGTCCCGGCCCAGCGCCTCGAGCTGATCGCGCTGGTTGTAGAGGACGCGCTTCACGATCCAGCAGATGAAGCGCTCCTGGAGCTCCATGTTCCCGTCGGAGTCGATCCAGGGGGCCTCGGGTTCCACCATCCAGAACTCGGTCAGGTGCCGGCGCGTCTTCGACTTCTCGGCCCGGAAGGTGGGGCCGAAGCAGTACACCTTGCCGAGCGCCGCGGCGGCGGCCTCCACGTAGAGCTGCCCCGTCTGCGCGAGGTACGCGGTGCCGAGATCGAAGTACTCCGTCTCGAACAGGGTGCCCGCCGACTCGCCGATCGCTCCGGTGAGGATCGGGGTGTCGACGTGAACGAAGCCCTCGTGGTGGAGGAAGTCGTGGATTGCGCGGATGACCTCGTCCCGGATGCGCATGATCGCGATCTGCCGCGCGCTCCGGAGCCAGAGGTGGCGGTTCTCCAGGAGGAAGTCGACGCCGTGCTCCTTGGGCTGGATCGGGAAGTCGACCGACGGCCCCAGCACCTCGAAGCCCGACGCGGTGAGTTCGACGCCGGAGGGGGCGCGGGTATCGGCGCGCACGACGCCCGTCACGGCGACGCACGCCTCGTGCCCCACCGTGGTCAGCGGTTCCCATGTTTCGGGCGGGATCTCGTTGCGGACGAAGACGCACTGGACCTCGTCCGTGCCGTCGCGAAGCACGAGAAAGGCGATCTTGCCGCTGGAGCGGAGGCGCCGGACCCAGCCGCGGAGACGGACTTCGTCCCCGATGTGGGCGGGCAACTCGCTTATGGTGACGGTGTGTTCGGACATGTGCGGCGACAAGTTGCGGCTCCGTTCGGGACGGGGCAAACGCAGGACGGGGCGAACGCGGCCGCCGCGGTGCCGGCCGGGTCAGCCGACGTGGTAGAGCGCCTCCCGCCGCGCGTAACGGAGATCGAGTTCGTGGCGGAACCGGCGGTGGGCCGGCTTCGAGAGCCCGGGGTCCGCCTCGACGATGGCGCGGGCCCGCCGGCGCCCGGTTTCCAGCAGGTCGATGTCGCGGTCCAGTTGCGCGAACCTCAGGAGGACGGCGCCGTGCTGCTCCTTGCCGAAGAGGTCGCCCTGGCCGCGGATCCGGAGATCTTCCTCGGCGAGTTCGAAGCCGTCGGTCTTCTTCTCGAAGGCGACGAGCCGCTCCGACGGCGTTTCGGAGGCGTGGAAGACGATGCAGTAGGACTGCTCGGCACCCCGCCCGACGCGGCCTCGCAGCTGATGGAGCTGGGCGAGGCCGAAACGCTCGGCGTCCTCGATGATCATCACGGTGGCATTGGGGACGTCGATGCCCACCTCGATGACGGTGGTCGCGACGAGGAGGCCCGTGTCGCCCGCGAGGAAGCTCCGCATCGCCTCGTCCTTCTCCGCGGAGGAGAGGCGTCCGTGCAGGAGCCGCACGGCGATGTCCGGGAAACGGGCCTGGAGCTGCTCGAACATGACCGTGGCGGCGCGGACCTCGAGGGTCTCGGACTCCTCGACGAGGGGGTAGATGACGTAGGCCTGGCGGCCCTGGGCGAGCTGGTCTCCGAGGAAGTCGAACGCGGCATCGCGGCTGTCGGGTCCGCGCACGGCGGTTCGGATCGGGCGGCGGCCGGGGGGAAGTTCGTCGATGATCGAGAGGTCGAGGTCGCCGTAGAGGACGAGGGCGAGGCTGCGGGGGATCGGCGTCGCGGACATCACGAGGGCGTCGGGGGCCTCGCCGCTCTCCCGGAGCCGGCGGCGCTGTTCCACGCCGAAGCGGTGCTGTTCGTCGATGACGACGAGCCCGGGGGCCGCGAAGTCGACGCCTTCCTGGATCAGGGCGTGCGTGCCGACGATGAGGCGCGCGTCGCCGGCCGCGATCCGCTCCAGAGCCTGCCGCCGCGCCTTCCCCGTGACGGCGCCGGTCAGGAGTTCGGGCTCCAGGCCGAGCGGGCCGAGCATCTTCTCGAACGTGCGCCGGTGCTGCTCCGCCAGCAGTTCGGTCGGGGCCATGATCGCCGCCTGCCGCCCCGCCTCGATCGCCTTGAGCATGGCGAGCGCGGCCACGACCGTCTTCCCGCTCCCCACATCCCCCTGCAGCAGGCGGTTCATCGGCGAAGGCCGGGCCATGTCGGCCTCGATCTCGGACCAGGCGCGGCGCTGGGCCGCGGTGAGCTTGAAGGGGAGGGCCTTCAGGAGCGAGCGCGTGAGCGTGGGCGGGGCGTCGAAGGCGACGCCGCGGACCTCGTGGCGAAGGCGCGCCCGGGCTCGGGCGTGGAGAAGCTGGAGAAAGAAGAGTTCCTCGAAGGCGAGGCGACGGCGGCAGGGCTCGACCCGGGAGACGGCTGGCGGGCGGTGCAGCGTGCGGAGCGCCTCCGCGAGCGGGGGGAGGGACAGTTCCTTCAGCCAGTCACCGGGAATCGGGTCTTCGTCTCCGAGGTCGGAGAGGAGGCTTGCGAGGTTCAGGTGGATGACGGCGCGGATCTGCCGGTGCGTGAGCCCTTCGGTGGCGGGGTAGACGGGGAACACCCGCCCCGCGGCCGCACGCTCCCCTCGCTCCCCGGAGGGTACGGACCGTTCGGCGGACTTGTCGCCGGAGGCGCCTCTTTCGTCGGAGGCCCGGCTCAGCACGATGTGCTCGCGCGGCTGCAGCTGCCGGCCGTGGTAGAAGCGCACGGGTCCGGAGGCAAGCATCAGGTCGCCCTTGTCGATCGTGCGGTCGAGCCACGGGCGCCCCGGCCAGGCACACTCGATGTGGCCGCTCCCGTCGCGGATCACGGCCCGGAAGACGCGCAGCCGGCGGCGCGTGGGGATGACGCCCTTCGAGACCACGCGCCCGATGACCGTCGCATCCTGGCCGACCTTCAGCTCGGAGATCGCGTCGACCGTGGTCGCGTCCTCATACCGGTACGGAAGGTGGTAGAGCAGGTCGCGGCCCGTATGCACGTCGAGTTTCGCGAAGCGTTCCGCCCGCCGGGGGCCCACACCCTTCAGGTACTGCACGGATCCCCGCAGGATGGAACGCCCGCCCTTCACCGGATCACGGCTCCAGGATCTTGTCGAGATAGCGGTCGGGCGAGAACGTCTCGAGGTCTTCCGGGGACTCCCCCACGCCGAGAAAGCGGACGGGCACGGCGAGTTCGCGCACGACGGAGACGACGGTGCCGGCGCGCGCCGTGCTGTCGAACTTCGCGAGCACGAGGCCCGTGAGGTCGAGCGACGTCCCGAACTGTCGCGCCTGGTTCATCACGTTCTGCCCGGAGGTGGCGTCGACGACCAGCAACCGCTCGTACGGCGCGCCCTCCACCTGTCGGCCGAGCACGCGATCGATCTTGACCAGTTCGCGCATCAGGTCGTCCTGCGTGTGCAGCCGGCCAGCCGTGTCGACCAGCACCCAGTCGGCATCCCGCGCGCGCGCCGCCGCCACCGCGTCGAACGCCACCGAGGCCGGGTCCGCTCCGGGCGTTCCCCCGACGAAGTCGGTCCGCAGCCGTTCCGCCCACGCCCGGAGCTGCTCCTGCGCCCCGGCCCGGAAGGTGTCCGCCGCCGCGAGCAGCACGCGGCCGCCCTCGGCCTGCAGGCGCGCGGCCAGCTTCGCCGCGGTCGTCGTCTTCCCCACGCCGTTCACGCCCACGAGGAGAAGGACTCCCGGCCCGTCGCCGCGCGGAGGCGAGGCGGTCGGCGCAGCGGCGGGAGGCCCGGCGGCGGCCAGCGTCTCGGCGAGCCGGGCCCTCAGCGTATCGCGCAGATCGCCCTCCGTCGCGATGGCGCCGCGGCTCGCCGCCCGCTCGAGCGCCTCGACCAGCTCGAGCGTCGTGTCGACCCCGAAGTCCGCTTCGAGCAGGACTTCCTCCAGTCGCTCGAAGGCGGCGCCGTCGAGCCCGCCGTCGACCAGCGTGTTCACGTCCGTGAGCGCGAAGTCGACGATCCGCCGCCACAGGCCGCGTTTGGAGCGGCGGAGCGTTCCGGTCACCGGAGTCCGATCCGGTGCCGCCACACCCACTCCCCGCACAGAAGGAGAACGGCGAGGAGGAATGGCCACACGGGCCGGGGCGACCGGACTTCGGCCGGCGGGCGGGGAGAGGGCTGCGCCACGATGGCCAGCGGTTCGGATGGAGGCCCGGGGAGAAACTCCCGCGGGTCGGGTTCGACGTGGACGGGCCGGCGGAGTTCGACCGGTCCCTCGGGGCCGGTCGCCGTCACGAGCACGTCGTAGCGGCCGGCGGGGAGACCGGCGCCCACGACTTCGGCCGGTGGATCCGCGACGGAATCGCTCCACACCTCCGCGCCCGCCTCATCGAGCACCTGGATCGTGAGATCGGAAGATCCGGGACGGATGCGCCACACCGGCGGTTCGCCGGGCGCCGGCGTCCGCACGAGCGAGGCCAGCCGGGGCGTGGCGTCCTCGACGAGCCAGCCGACGATGCCGCTGAACACGCCCTCGTAGACCCGGCGCGGCTCGCTCCCCCGCAGCGACCAGCGCCACCAGTCGGAAGCCGCGGACAGCGCCCACCTGCGCGTCCCATCTTCGCCCGCCGTGAGGAGGGGCCTGCCCTCTCCGCGCCGGTTACGGCTCGCGTTGATCGCCGACCATGTCCCCGCGGGCTCCACGGCATAGAGTTCGCGGACGGGAGGCAGGAGATCCAGGTCGGCCTCGGCGAGGAGCGCCGCCGAAGGGCTCGCCGGCACCGCCCCGGCGGGATACCACTCCCCGGGCAGGGGACCCGTGACGCGCGCCCCGACCCCCGGCACGTCACCCGGCCCCGCGGCGAAGAAGAGCGTGCGCGCGTGCGTCCTCAGCGCGCCGGCCAGCCACGGCGGGAGATCGTCCGGCGAGGCCTGGACCGCAAGCAGCCGGGCGCCCCGCACCGCCTCGCGAACCCGGGATCCCTCGACGACGCGGGGACCGGTGCCCATCTCGACGAAACGGCCGTCGGCAAGACGCAGATAGCCGCGCGCACCACCCAGGACGAGCCGGTCGAGGGCCGGCACGAGGAAACGGGCTTCCCAGTCGGGGGCCAGCGACACGAGTACGGCCCCGGCGGAGGACTCCGAGACCTCGATCCAGGCGCCCGTCCGGCCGGCGACGCCGAACGGGTCCGGTGGATCGGTGAGTACGGCTTCGTAGCGCCGCCAGACGGGTTCGGCGCCTTCGTCGCGCGGCACGAAGGCGACTTCGGCGCGGCCCGTCCGCCCGGGAGCGGGGCGGGGCGCACGCACGGTCGCGACGACCGTTCCGTCGCGCTCGAGCTGGAAGCTCACGCTGTCGGGGAGTTCGCCCTCGCCGCCCGATCCCCCGCCGGCGTGAAACTCGAGCGTGGCGCGGACGGTATCGCCGGCCCGGGCCCGCTCCGGCGCCCGCAGCGCCGCGAGCGCCACGCGGGGCTCGGCGGCGGCGACGCGGAGTTCGCGCACCCCGAGGCCCAGACCCGCGGCCGTCTCACGGGCGGCGTCGCGGTCCGTCAACTCGCCGTCGGTGAGCACCCATACGCTGTCGGCTCCGCCCAGCCGCGCGGCCTGCAGAGCTGGTTCCAGACGGCTGGCGTCGTGCCCCGCGCCGAGCGCCTCCAGCGAATCGAGCCGGGCGGGGACGGGACGGTCCCCAAACAGGTAGATCCGGTCGGGAGCGAGTCCGGGAAGAAGGGCCAGGGCCGAGTCGAGCCGCGTCGTCCCGCCGGCCCCTCCGGCGCGGACCGGCAGCGTCATGCTGCGCGAGATGTCGAGAAGCACGACGCGTTCGGGGACGCCGACGCCGCTGTCGCGCAGGGCGGGCAGCGCGAGGGCGCCGAGAATCAGGAAGACGGCCGCGGCCCGGACGGCGGCGGGACCGGCGCGCCCCGCCACACGCTCCTCGCGCGCGCCATAGGCCCAGCCGACGAGCACGACAGCGCCAAGCGCGACGAGAACCCAGAGGCCGGGGCTCAATCCTGTGTGCGGCGGGCGCGCTGCGTGGGATGGACAGGCATCGGAAGACTCCGCAGCCGCGACAGCACGACGTGCCGAAGCGCCGCAAACCGCTCGCGCAACTCAGCGGGGACCGGCTCGGCCCTGGGCAACTGCAGGCGGGCCGGGTTCACCTGGGCGCCGTTCCGGAGAAACTCGTAGTGAAGGTGAGGCGCGGTCGCGAGACCGGTGTCGCCCACATACCCGATGACCTGCCCCTGCTCCACCTGGGTGCCGGCCGCGACGCCGCGCGCGACGTTGGACAGGTGCGCATACCGGGTGCGGATATTGTTCGCGTGACGGATCTCGACGGCGTTCCCGTAGTTCCCCCACCACCCCGCCCGAGTGACGCGTCCCGCGCCCGTCGCGCGCACGGGCGTGCCCCTCGCCGCCCCGTAATCGACGCCGAGGTGCGGTCGAGTGCGCCGCAGCACCGGGTGGAACCGCCTGAGGTTGAAGGCGCTCGTCACGCGGACGATGTCCAGGGGCGCGAGCAGGAACTGACCCCGGAGGGCTTCGCCCGCTTCGTCGTAGTACTCGGCGCGCTCGTCCGGGACATGCTCGAATCGCACGCCCGTGAGGACCCGCCGGTCGTTCCGGAAATCCGCGGCGAGCACCCTGGCATCCCGCACGGATCCATCCGGCCGCACTTCGCGCTCGATGAGAACCCGGTATGCATCGTCCCGCCGCAGATCGCGCCAGAAGTCGATCTGCCACGCGAACACCTGCGAGATCCGGTACGCCACATCGAAGCGTTCGGCGTCGCCTAGCGTTTCCACATCTCCCGACAACTCCGCGTCGAACAGGTTCGACCGGATGAGACCCGCAAGGAGGAGCGTGTCCCGCACGACTTGCACCGAGTCCAGCCGGCCCGACCACAGAGGTGCGGCTTCGCCGCGCGACCACAGATGGAGGATGCGGTCGGCGTCGAGGTCGACGCGGATGCGCGCCGGAGGCTCGCCCGGCCTGCGCACGAAGTGAATCGCGACGCCGGGCCGCAGCCGGCGCGGACTCTCGAATTCGACCATCGCTTCCACGATGGCGTGCGTCGCCGCGGGACCCAGGCCATGGTCCTCGAACACATCCCCCAGCGTCTCGCCCCGCCGCAGACGATGCACGAGCGCGAGGGGCGCCGGCGGCGTCGGCACGTTGACGACCTTGACGTCCTCGGGCCGCTCGGCCCGGGGACCGAACGCGGCCCAGCCGAGGATCAGAATCCCGGCGAGGGCTAACCCAACCGCGGTAGAGAGTCTTGTTCTCAAGCGCTCAATCCATCTGTCGCCGTATGAAGGTCGGGATCTCGAGATCCTCGAACTCCACGCGGGCATCGGTCCACGAGTCGCGGTCCGGCACTTCCGGCTCCGCGTTCGGCGTCACCTCCTCGGACACCGGCTGCTCCGCAGGTTGCGGCGCCAGTTCTTCCGCCAGTTCCTCCGCCAGTGCCGGCGCAGATTCCGGCGCGGCTTCAGGCGCCGGCTCGGACGCGGGCTCGGACATCGGCTCCTCCGCCGCCAGCGCCTCGAACGCAATGTCCGCCCGCTTCACTTCCAGGGGGGGATCCAGGGGCTCGGGCTCCGGTGGCGCGGGGGGCGCGGAGCGGTCGTCGACCACACTCGGACCGCCGTACTTCGACCCGATGACCACCGGGGTGGCGCGCGACCGCGGCGGCGCCTGACTCACGGGAATCACCCTCTCGGCCATCGGCGCCGGCTCGTCTCCCTCCATGTCTCCGAAGCCCGTCGCAATCACCGTCACGCGGAGCTTGCCCTCGAGTTGGGGGTCGTGCACGACTCCGAAGATCATCTCGCCCTCGTCACCCGCGGCCTCCTGGATGATCGAGTTGGCCGTCGTGACTTCATCGATCGTCAGGTCGGGACCGCCGCTGATGTTGATGAGGACCCCCGTGGCGCCGTTGATGGATACGTTGTCGAGGAGGGGCGAGCAAATGGCCTCCTGCGCCGCCTCCACCGCCCGGTCCTCGCCCGACGCGGTTCCGGTTCCCATCAGGGCGGCCCCGCGGTTCGACATCACTGTACGGACGTCGGCGAAATCCACGTTCACCTCGCCGGTCACGGAGATCAGGTCCGAGATCCCCTGGGTCGCCTGCAGGAGGACCTCGTCCGCCTTCTTGAGCGCCTGTCGGAAGGTCATCTCCTTCCCTACGACCGCGAGCAGACGCTCGTTCGGCACGACGATCATCGTGTCCACCGCGCGCCGAAGCTCGCGCAGCCCGATCTCCGCGTACCGCATCCTCTTCTTGCCCTCGAAGTGGAAGGGGCGCGTCACGATCGCGATGCAGAGCGACCCCATTTCGCGCGCCATGCCGCCGATGATCGGGGCCGCGCCCGTGCCTGTGCCTCCACCCATCCCCGCCGTGACGAAGACGAGATCCGCGCCCGCGATCACAGATCGTATCTCGTCGGAACTCTCGGACATCGCCTGCCGTCCGATCTCGGGACGGGCGCCGGCCCCCAGGCCTCGCGTGAGTTCCTTCCCGATCTGGACTCTCAGGTGGGCGCCGGATTCCTTCAACGCCTGGGCGTCGGTGTTGACCGCGATGAACTCCACCCCTTCGAGTTCCTCATCGATCATGCGGTTGACCGCGTTGCCGCCGGCGCCACCCACGCCGACGACCTTCATTTTTGCGTTACGCACGCCGTTTTCGTCGAATGCAAAGACCATGTGTCCCCTCCCTCCCATCAGAAAAACTCCCGTAGCCACCCGCCGACCTTCGTGAAGGCGCGGGTCGCTCCCACCAACCCTCCGGCCGATGCCCGCGACGCTCCGTAGAGCACCAGCCCCGTGGCCGTGCTGTAGGACGGACGCGCGAGACCCTCCGCCATGCCCGTGAGGCCGAGCGAAGGAATGCCGGTGCGGACCGGCAGATTGAAGACCGAGCGTGCCAGATCTTCCGTGTGCGCGAGCGAAACCCCGCCCCCGCTCAGCACGATCCCCGCCTCGAGTCCGCCCAGCGTTCCGCTCGTCTCCAGTTCCTCGTACACCAGTCCAAGAATCTCGTCCAGCCGCTGCTCGATAATGTGCAGCAGCAGCTCTCGTGACACACGTCGGGCGCGCCCGTGGCGAGCCCCGGAGACGTCGAGCAGTTCCTGCGAATCGGCCCGATCGCGCAGCGCTCCACCGTGTCGCTCCTTGAGTTGCGCGGCCTCGTCTTCGTGAACGCCGAGGCCGCGCGCGATATCCCGCGTAACGATCGATCCGCCCCACGGCAGCGTCGCCGCGTGGAGGATGCGGTGCCCTCCGTACACGAGTACGTCGGTCGTCGCGCCGCCGATCTCGACCAGGGCCACACCGGCCTCGCG
Encoded here:
- a CDS encoding VWA domain-containing protein, with protein sequence MSPGLWVLVALGAVVLVGWAYGAREERVAGRAGPAAVRAAAVFLILGALALPALRDSGVGVPERVVLLDISRSMTLPVRAGGAGGTTRLDSALALLPGLAPDRIYLFGDRPVPARLDSLEALGAGHDASRLEPALQAARLGGADSVWVLTDGELTDRDAARETAAGLGLGVRELRVAAAEPRVALAALRAPERARAGDTVRATLEFHAGGGSGGEGELPDSVSFQLERDGTVVATVRAPRPAPGRTGRAEVAFVPRDEGAEPVWRRYEAVLTDPPDPFGVAGRTGAWIEVSESSAGAVLVSLAPDWEARFLVPALDRLVLGGARGYLRLADGRFVEMGTGPRVVEGSRVREAVRGARLLAVQASPDDLPPWLAGALRTHARTLFFAAGPGDVPGVGARVTGPLPGEWYPAGAVPASPSAALLAEADLDLLPPVRELYAVEPAGTWSAINASRNRRGEGRPLLTAGEDGTRRWALSAASDWWRWSLRGSEPRRVYEGVFSGIVGWLVEDATPRLASLVRTPAPGEPPVWRIRPGSSDLTIQVLDEAGAEVWSDSVADPPAEVVGAGLPAGRYDVLVTATGPEGPVELRRPVHVEPDPREFLPGPPSEPLAIVAQPSPRPPAEVRSPRPVWPFLLAVLLLCGEWVWRHRIGLR
- a CDS encoding peptidoglycan DD-metalloendopeptidase family protein, translated to MRTRLSTAVGLALAGILILGWAAFGPRAERPEDVKVVNVPTPPAPLALVHRLRRGETLGDVFEDHGLGPAATHAIVEAMVEFESPRRLRPGVAIHFVRRPGEPPARIRVDLDADRILHLWSRGEAAPLWSGRLDSVQVVRDTLLLAGLIRSNLFDAELSGDVETLGDAERFDVAYRISQVFAWQIDFWRDLRRDDAYRVLIEREVRPDGSVRDARVLAADFRNDRRVLTGVRFEHVPDERAEYYDEAGEALRGQFLLAPLDIVRVTSAFNLRRFHPVLRRTRPHLGVDYGAARGTPVRATGAGRVTRAGWWGNYGNAVEIRHANNIRTRYAHLSNVARGVAAGTQVEQGQVIGYVGDTGLATAPHLHYEFLRNGAQVNPARLQLPRAEPVPAELRERFAALRHVVLSRLRSLPMPVHPTQRARRTQD
- the ftsZ gene encoding cell division protein FtsZ, with the protein product MVFAFDENGVRNAKMKVVGVGGAGGNAVNRMIDEELEGVEFIAVNTDAQALKESGAHLRVQIGKELTRGLGAGARPEIGRQAMSESSDEIRSVIAGADLVFVTAGMGGGTGTGAAPIIGGMAREMGSLCIAIVTRPFHFEGKKRMRYAEIGLRELRRAVDTMIVVPNERLLAVVGKEMTFRQALKKADEVLLQATQGISDLISVTGEVNVDFADVRTVMSNRGAALMGTGTASGEDRAVEAAQEAICSPLLDNVSINGATGVLINISGGPDLTIDEVTTANSIIQEAAGDEGEMIFGVVHDPQLEGKLRVTVIATGFGDMEGDEPAPMAERVIPVSQAPPRSRATPVVIGSKYGGPSVVDDRSAPPAPPEPEPLDPPLEVKRADIAFEALAAEEPMSEPASEPAPEAAPESAPALAEELAEELAPQPAEQPVSEEVTPNAEPEVPDRDSWTDARVEFEDLEIPTFIRRQMD
- the ftsA gene encoding cell division protein FtsA, with the protein product MIQGAGIVGVDVGSTKTCAVVAAVHPGRNPTDPLEILGLGVTRSEGMNGPGIGNIEAATQAVRTAVRQAEATAGREVEAAYLSVPSGSVRTSRSKGVLQVSGAEITPADVKRVQEVGRAVPIPPGHELIHALSQRYAVDHRDGIRDPEGMAGVRLEADLCIVTAEVAICHDLAKVVDRAGYRPDELVMAPLATALAVLEDAEREAGVALVEIGGATTDVLVYGGHRILHAATLPWGGSIVTRDIARGLGVHEDEAAQLKERHGGALRDRADSQELLDVSGARHGRARRVSRELLLHIIEQRLDEILGLVYEELETSGTLGGLEAGIVLSGGGVSLAHTEDLARSVFNLPVRTGIPSLGLTGMAEGLARPSYSTATGLVLYGASRASAGGLVGATRAFTKVGGWLREFF